In Rattus rattus isolate New Zealand chromosome 9, Rrattus_CSIRO_v1, whole genome shotgun sequence, a genomic segment contains:
- the LOC116908883 gene encoding keratin-associated protein 4-12-like isoform X2 — translation MVSSCCGSVCSEEGCGQGCCQPSCCQTTCCRTTCCRPSCCVSSCCRPSCCVSSCCRPSCCVSSCCRPSCCVSSCCRPSCCVSSCCRPQCCQSVCCQPTCCRPSFCGQVCCQSTCYRPTCVISTCPRPMCCATPCC, via the exons ATGGTCAGCTCCTGTTGTGGCTCTGTCTGTTCTGAGGAGGGCTGTGGCCAAggctgctgccagcccagctgctgtcaGACCACCTGCTGTAGGACCACCTGCTGCCGTCCCAGCTGTTGTGTGTCCAGCTGTTGCAGGcccagctgctgtgtgtccagctgTTGCAGGcccagctgctgtgtgtccagctgTTGCAGGcccagctgctgtgtgtccagctgTTGCAGGcccagctgctgtgtgtccagctgcTGCAGGCCCCAGTGTTGTCAGTCTGTATGCTGCCAGCCCACCTGCTGCCGCCCCAGCT TCTGTGGTCAGGTCTGCTGCCAAAGCACCTGCTACCGCCCCACCTGTGTCATCTCCACCTGCCCCCGCCCCATGTGCTGTGCCACCCCCTGCTGCTAA
- the LOC116908883 gene encoding keratin-associated protein 4-12-like isoform X1: MVSSCCGSVCSEEGCGQGCCQPSCCQTTCCRTTCCRPSCCVSSCCRPSCCVSSCCRPSCCVSSCCRPSCCVSSCCRPSCCVSSCCRPQCCQSVCCQPTCCRPSCCRPCCCLRPVCGQVCCQSTCYRPTCVISTCPRPMCCATPCC, translated from the exons ATGGTCAGCTCCTGTTGTGGCTCTGTCTGTTCTGAGGAGGGCTGTGGCCAAggctgctgccagcccagctgctgtcaGACCACCTGCTGTAGGACCACCTGCTGCCGTCCCAGCTGTTGTGTGTCCAGCTGTTGCAGGcccagctgctgtgtgtccagctgTTGCAGGcccagctgctgtgtgtccagctgTTGCAGGcccagctgctgtgtgtccagctgTTGCAGGcccagctgctgtgtgtccagctgcTGCAGGCCCCAGTGTTGTCAGTCTGTATGCTGCCAGCCCACCTGCTGCCGCCCCAG CTGCTGTCGCCCTTGCTGCTGTCTGAGACCAGTCTGTGGTCAGGTCTGCTGCCAAAGCACCTGCTACCGCCCCACCTGTGTCATCTCCACCTGCCCCCGCCCCATGTGCTGTGCCACCCCCTGCTGCTAA